The Catenuloplanes niger genome includes a window with the following:
- a CDS encoding ROK family transcriptional regulator translates to MRPDEALHLRLLRLLRDHGAISRAELADRLQIPRPRLLTELDRLAAAGFVSEAGMAASRGGRRSTLVELHPRLRFAAVDLGASSIDIEVVNGRLEPVAAYAEASDIRSGPKAILHRVSELLAKAKADGVYERLDGIGVGVPGPVSYRDGVPVSPPIMPGWDRYPVRELLAREHGCPAVVDNDVNIMALGERHGGVAHSIDDFLYVKIGTGIGCGIFLSGHVYRGTDGCAGDIGHIMAEPHGPVCSCGNSGCLEALFSGAALARDATAAGRSGASPALADRLAATGALTARDVGLAAAEGDITSIGLIRDGGRRVGSVLAGLVSFANPSMIVIGGGLAQLGHVLLAEIRSVVYRRSLPLATGNLPVVLSELASRAGVTGAAVLASDVAFEQAAE, encoded by the coding sequence GTGCGACCCGACGAGGCCCTGCACCTGCGGCTGCTGCGGCTGCTGCGCGACCACGGCGCGATCTCCCGCGCCGAGCTCGCCGACCGGCTGCAGATCCCGCGTCCCCGGCTGCTCACGGAGCTGGACCGGCTCGCCGCCGCCGGCTTCGTCAGCGAGGCCGGCATGGCCGCGTCCCGGGGCGGGCGCCGCTCCACCCTCGTCGAGCTCCACCCGCGGCTGCGGTTCGCCGCGGTCGACCTGGGCGCCAGCTCGATCGACATCGAGGTGGTCAACGGCCGGCTGGAACCGGTCGCGGCGTACGCCGAGGCCTCCGACATCCGCTCCGGCCCGAAGGCGATCCTGCACCGGGTCAGCGAGCTGCTCGCCAAGGCGAAGGCGGACGGCGTCTACGAGCGGCTGGACGGCATCGGCGTCGGCGTGCCCGGCCCGGTCAGCTACCGCGACGGCGTGCCGGTGTCCCCGCCGATCATGCCGGGCTGGGACCGCTACCCGGTGCGCGAGCTGCTCGCCCGGGAGCACGGCTGCCCGGCCGTGGTGGACAACGACGTGAACATCATGGCGCTCGGCGAACGGCACGGCGGCGTCGCGCACAGCATCGACGACTTCCTGTACGTGAAGATCGGCACCGGCATCGGCTGCGGCATCTTCCTCTCCGGCCACGTCTACCGCGGCACGGACGGATGCGCCGGCGACATCGGGCACATCATGGCCGAGCCGCACGGCCCGGTCTGCTCGTGCGGCAACTCCGGCTGCCTGGAGGCGCTGTTCAGCGGCGCCGCGCTGGCCCGGGACGCGACCGCGGCCGGCCGCTCCGGCGCCTCACCCGCGCTCGCCGACCGGCTGGCCGCGACCGGCGCGCTGACCGCGCGGGACGTGGGCCTGGCCGCGGCCGAGGGCGACATCACCAGCATCGGCCTGATCCGCGACGGCGGTCGCCGGGTCGGCTCGGTGCTCGCCGGGCTGGTCAGCTTCGCGAACCCCTCCATGATCGTGATCGGTGGCGGCCTGGCCCAGCTCGGGCACGTGCTGCTCGCCGAGATCCGCAGCGTGGTCTACCGCCGCTCGCTGCCGCTGGCCACCGGCAACCTGCCGGTGGTCCTGTCCGAGCTGGCCTCCCGCGCGGGCGTCACCGGTGCCGCCGTGCTGGCCAGCGACGTCGCGTTCGAGCAGGCAGCCGAATGA
- a CDS encoding sugar phosphate isomerase/epimerase family protein, producing the protein MDEVQQSRSNLTRRRILGASAAAAAVIGGAGGTVVATGPALAGGNGHGHGNGRLRAEPLIPARNRGIILYSVRDRITAAPDDSGVPYGFERVLARLAELGYKEIEFAGYNQHESILGRQITPQEIRKILDDNGLVANGAHTQINAATFTQQMDIAQTLGMKNIGTGSDPTNSSYTKDWDAAADLWNELGRQAARRGLRLYTHNHDAAYGFLLDAGPKDANGNPTRSSGTRRLEYFFGRTDPRYVFFEMDIFWGYVARYKHQKFTDARGREQTDLFDPIITVAERTKRFPLFHAKDGNRNTAVPNGYDMVPLGAGDINFQQFFQTIGEQDFHHANWEQDTAPGGAANPGQSLSFAELSYRNMSELTIYKR; encoded by the coding sequence ATGGACGAGGTGCAGCAGAGCCGTTCGAACCTCACCCGCCGCCGGATCCTCGGCGCCTCCGCGGCCGCCGCGGCGGTGATCGGCGGCGCCGGTGGGACCGTCGTGGCCACCGGCCCGGCGCTCGCCGGCGGCAACGGCCACGGTCACGGCAACGGGCGGCTGCGGGCCGAGCCGCTGATCCCGGCCCGCAACCGCGGCATCATCCTCTACAGCGTGCGCGACCGGATCACGGCGGCGCCGGACGACAGCGGTGTGCCGTACGGGTTCGAGCGGGTCCTCGCCCGGCTGGCCGAGCTGGGCTACAAGGAGATCGAGTTCGCCGGCTACAACCAGCACGAGTCGATCCTCGGCCGGCAGATCACGCCGCAGGAGATCCGCAAGATCCTCGACGACAACGGCCTGGTGGCGAACGGCGCGCACACCCAGATCAACGCGGCCACGTTCACGCAGCAGATGGACATCGCGCAGACGCTCGGCATGAAGAACATCGGCACCGGCTCGGACCCGACGAACAGCTCCTACACCAAGGACTGGGACGCGGCGGCCGACCTGTGGAACGAGTTGGGCCGCCAGGCCGCGCGCCGCGGGCTGCGGCTCTACACCCACAACCACGACGCGGCGTACGGTTTCCTGCTCGACGCCGGCCCGAAGGACGCGAACGGCAACCCGACCCGGTCGTCCGGCACCCGCAGGCTGGAGTACTTCTTCGGCCGGACGGACCCGCGCTACGTCTTCTTCGAGATGGACATCTTCTGGGGCTACGTGGCCCGCTACAAGCACCAGAAGTTCACCGACGCGCGCGGCCGGGAGCAGACCGACCTCTTCGACCCGATCATCACGGTCGCGGAGCGGACCAAGCGCTTCCCGCTGTTCCACGCCAAGGACGGCAACCGGAACACCGCCGTGCCCAACGGGTACGACATGGTCCCGCTCGGCGCGGGCGACATCAACTTCCAGCAGTTCTTCCAGACGATCGGCGAGCAGGACTTCCACCACGCCAACTGGGAGCAGGACACTGCACCCGGAGGCGCCGCGAACCCCGGCCAGTCGCTGTCGTTCGCGGAGTTGAGCTACCGGAACATGTCCGAGCTGACGATCTACAAGCGCTGA
- a CDS encoding ROK family transcriptional regulator produces MDGPENTHQARLLRLLRDDGERSRAELGDAVGLSRSKAAVEVTRLADRGLIEGGEPAASRGGRRSSIVRLAAGMRFLSIALGATSLEVTLTDGTLRPVARVTEQVDLRRGPAAVLGRAVELTVKVRAEAGGFLCGAGVGIPGPVSYAEGVPVSPPFLPGWDRHPVRDHLTAELDCPVLVDNDVNLMALGEKHAGIAKPFDDFLFVKIGAGIGAGIVVGGTVYRGANGCAGDIGHTAVMSDGPPPLCVCGNTGCLEAHFGGAALARDATAAAAAGRSDILAMRLADAGTLTARDVTDAMAAGDPFATTLVRDGGRRVGQVLASLVSFFNPGMIVIGGGLSGMGHALLAEIRGVVYRSSLPLATGDMPVVLSELGPDAAYLGATRMISDHVLTGHTT; encoded by the coding sequence ATGGACGGTCCGGAGAACACGCACCAGGCGCGCCTCCTCCGGCTGCTCCGCGACGACGGCGAGCGGTCCCGGGCCGAGCTCGGCGACGCGGTCGGCCTGTCCCGGTCCAAGGCCGCGGTCGAGGTGACCCGGCTCGCGGACCGCGGGCTCATCGAGGGTGGCGAACCCGCCGCGTCCCGGGGCGGGAGGCGCTCGTCCATCGTGCGGCTGGCCGCCGGCATGCGGTTCCTGAGCATCGCGCTCGGCGCGACCTCGCTGGAGGTGACGCTGACCGACGGCACCCTGCGCCCGGTCGCGCGCGTCACCGAGCAGGTCGACCTGCGGCGCGGGCCGGCCGCGGTGCTCGGCCGCGCCGTCGAGCTGACGGTCAAGGTGCGCGCGGAGGCCGGCGGCTTCCTGTGCGGCGCCGGCGTCGGCATCCCCGGCCCGGTCAGCTACGCCGAGGGCGTGCCGGTGTCGCCGCCGTTCCTGCCCGGCTGGGACCGGCACCCGGTGCGCGACCACCTCACGGCCGAGCTGGACTGCCCGGTGCTGGTCGACAACGACGTGAACCTGATGGCGCTCGGCGAGAAGCACGCCGGCATCGCCAAACCGTTCGACGACTTCCTGTTCGTCAAGATCGGCGCGGGGATCGGCGCCGGCATCGTGGTCGGCGGCACCGTCTACCGTGGCGCGAACGGCTGCGCCGGCGACATCGGGCACACCGCGGTCATGTCCGACGGACCACCACCACTGTGCGTGTGCGGGAACACCGGCTGCCTGGAGGCCCACTTCGGCGGCGCCGCACTCGCCCGCGACGCCACCGCCGCGGCCGCGGCCGGCCGCTCCGACATCCTCGCGATGCGGCTCGCGGACGCCGGCACGCTCACCGCGCGTGACGTCACCGACGCGATGGCCGCCGGCGACCCGTTCGCCACCACGCTGGTCCGCGACGGCGGCCGCCGCGTCGGCCAGGTGCTGGCGAGCCTGGTCAGCTTCTTCAACCCCGGCATGATCGTGATCGGCGGCGGGCTGTCCGGCATGGGCCACGCACTGCTCGCCGAGATCCGCGGCGTGGTCTACCGATCGTCACTGCCGCTGGCCACCGGCGACATGCCGGTCGTCCTCTCCGAACTCGGCCCGGACGCGGCCTACCTCGGCGCCACCCGCATGATCAGCGACCACGTGCTGACCGGTCACACGACGTGA
- a CDS encoding tryptophan dimethylallyltransferase family protein encodes MPDKSGRAIAVRHQQLFSAPPDTTHADLLASLWDRVCTAAWAGGEREDVRAHLADMLYPWAHRPIETVPRYPSFVSGDGFPAELSVSWRKGVTEVRVLFEPVGTDPAARAVQDAGRAMVHALAGRDGVSTDGYRAVEDLFTSDDPPAYRSGVWLSLACGPDQPPHYKVYLNPYVNGTGHEWTTVTRAMERLDLTTAWAPVAAARDALATAGIALDYVALDLAAGAHARAKIYFRHRGAGLAGIHLLGAFARSYDAERIADAAADLYGRTPDGEPAMPDNEPMTGLAFRAGRHCADEANVYFRLPGAVRSDAEAADRITALMAREAAPADVYRRVADAVAPAPMATTSGVHELVSYRTRDAGPADIGVYFRLPVHASGDAPRPGHGWPRVPL; translated from the coding sequence ATGCCTGATAAGTCCGGCCGTGCGATCGCCGTGCGGCACCAGCAGCTGTTCAGCGCCCCACCGGACACCACGCACGCCGACCTGCTCGCCTCCCTGTGGGACCGGGTCTGCACGGCCGCCTGGGCGGGCGGCGAGCGCGAGGACGTCCGCGCACACCTGGCCGACATGCTGTACCCGTGGGCGCACCGTCCGATAGAGACGGTGCCGCGATATCCGTCGTTCGTGTCCGGGGACGGTTTCCCGGCCGAACTGTCGGTCAGCTGGCGCAAGGGCGTCACCGAGGTGCGCGTCCTCTTCGAACCGGTCGGCACGGACCCGGCGGCGCGGGCGGTGCAGGACGCCGGCCGGGCCATGGTCCACGCGCTGGCCGGCCGCGACGGCGTGTCGACCGACGGCTACCGGGCGGTCGAGGACCTGTTCACCTCGGACGATCCGCCGGCGTACCGCTCCGGCGTGTGGTTGTCCCTGGCCTGCGGGCCGGACCAACCGCCGCACTACAAGGTCTACCTCAACCCGTACGTCAACGGCACCGGCCACGAGTGGACGACCGTCACCCGCGCGATGGAGCGCCTCGACCTGACCACCGCGTGGGCCCCGGTCGCGGCGGCCCGCGACGCGCTCGCCACGGCCGGCATCGCGCTCGACTACGTGGCACTCGACCTGGCCGCGGGCGCCCACGCGCGCGCGAAGATCTACTTCCGGCACCGCGGGGCCGGCCTGGCCGGCATCCACCTGCTCGGCGCGTTCGCCCGCAGCTACGACGCGGAGCGGATCGCGGACGCGGCGGCGGACCTCTACGGCCGGACGCCGGACGGTGAGCCGGCGATGCCCGACAACGAGCCGATGACCGGCCTGGCGTTCCGGGCCGGCCGGCACTGCGCCGACGAGGCCAACGTCTACTTCCGCCTGCCGGGCGCCGTGCGCAGCGACGCCGAGGCCGCCGACCGGATCACCGCGCTGATGGCGCGCGAGGCCGCGCCCGCCGACGTCTACCGCCGGGTCGCGGACGCGGTCGCGCCCGCCCCGATGGCGACCACGTCCGGCGTCCACGAACTCGTCAGCTACCGCACCCGGGACGCGGGCCCGGCGGACATCGGCGTCTACTTCCGGCTACCGGTGCACGCGTCCGGCGACGCACCCCGGCCGGGCCACGGCTGGCCCCGCGTACCGCTGTAA
- a CDS encoding flavin-containing monooxygenase has translation MTDRSVCVVGAGLSGLAVSRALHRAGVPFVCVEREAEVGGMWAQAGTGRRGPGYASLHLNTSKRLTGYSDTPMPDDYPTHPGHARFARYLRDYAKEHGLLDHVETQTTVDSAHRDADGGWTVVTGDGRARRFSHLVVASGLHQDPRMPDGHRGFTGEVLHTIDYHDSAPFAGKRVLVVGFGSSAVDVAGDLSRVAETTLLSVRRGMHVTPKRLYGVPIDEIADQPWYAELGLAGARAFIQRTLWTMHGNLTDYGLPEPDHELFSAGLTISDSILSQISHGLVTPRPGIAGFDGRRVTFTDGRTDEVDTVIWCTGYAPRFPFLRAGSARDRSGRMRLYKRIVSVNQPGLMFAGMVRPVGAITRIVELQSRWIAGVITGEVRLPSTTTMRREIATYLAGIAGQYGADPYSTVHVDFAAYARSLRVG, from the coding sequence GTGACTGACCGCTCAGTCTGCGTCGTCGGTGCCGGACTCTCCGGGCTCGCGGTCAGCCGGGCGCTGCACCGCGCGGGTGTGCCGTTCGTCTGCGTCGAACGAGAGGCCGAGGTCGGCGGCATGTGGGCCCAGGCGGGCACCGGCCGGCGCGGTCCCGGGTACGCCAGCCTGCACCTGAACACCTCGAAGCGACTGACCGGCTACTCGGACACGCCGATGCCGGACGACTACCCGACCCATCCGGGCCACGCCCGGTTCGCCCGGTACCTGCGGGACTACGCCAAGGAGCACGGCCTGCTCGACCACGTCGAGACGCAGACCACTGTGGACTCCGCGCACCGGGACGCGGACGGCGGCTGGACCGTGGTCACCGGCGACGGCCGGGCCCGCCGGTTCAGCCACCTGGTCGTCGCGTCCGGCCTGCACCAGGACCCGCGCATGCCGGACGGCCACCGGGGTTTCACCGGTGAGGTGCTGCACACGATCGACTACCACGACAGCGCGCCGTTCGCCGGCAAGCGCGTGCTGGTGGTCGGCTTCGGCTCGTCCGCGGTCGACGTGGCCGGTGACCTGAGCCGGGTCGCCGAGACCACGCTGCTGTCCGTCCGGCGCGGCATGCACGTCACCCCGAAACGGCTCTACGGCGTGCCGATCGACGAGATAGCCGACCAGCCCTGGTACGCCGAGCTCGGCCTCGCCGGTGCCCGCGCGTTCATCCAGCGCACGCTGTGGACGATGCACGGCAACCTGACCGACTACGGCCTGCCGGAACCGGACCACGAGCTGTTCTCCGCCGGGCTGACCATCTCGGACAGCATCCTCAGCCAGATCAGCCACGGCCTGGTCACGCCGAGGCCCGGCATCGCGGGCTTCGACGGCCGGCGGGTGACGTTCACGGACGGACGCACGGACGAGGTCGACACGGTCATCTGGTGCACCGGCTACGCGCCGCGGTTCCCGTTCCTCCGGGCGGGCAGCGCCCGGGACCGGTCCGGGCGCATGCGCCTGTACAAGCGGATCGTGTCGGTGAACCAGCCCGGCCTGATGTTCGCCGGCATGGTCCGGCCGGTCGGCGCGATCACCCGCATCGTCGAGCTGCAGTCCCGGTGGATCGCCGGCGTGATCACCGGCGAGGTGCGGCTGCCGTCCACGACCACGATGCGCCGCGAGATCGCCACCTACCTCGCCGGGATCGCCGGCCAGTACGGCGCGGACCCGTACAGCACGGTCCACGTCGACTTCGCCGCGTACGCCCGATCGCTGCGGGTCGGCTGA
- a CDS encoding RipA family octameric membrane protein, translated as MIRGDRRTAVPVRIRTAVWTDIRTGDYTTGEKYHAAVLEQYKLCVEMADRTSARRGLANTYFLTLNTLVVTVAGVFGRTVAGAPAVSLLIPLSVLLLQCVAWFTLLQSYRRLNAAKYLVIGVLEQRLPASPLWAAERPASRHLPLTFLEQWIPATFAAAYVAAFVVVVVG; from the coding sequence GTGATCCGCGGTGACCGCCGGACGGCCGTGCCGGTCCGGATCCGGACCGCCGTCTGGACCGACATCCGCACCGGGGACTACACCACCGGGGAGAAGTACCACGCTGCGGTGCTGGAGCAGTACAAGCTGTGTGTCGAGATGGCCGACCGCACCAGTGCCCGGCGCGGTCTCGCCAACACCTACTTCCTGACGCTCAACACACTGGTCGTGACGGTCGCCGGAGTCTTCGGCCGGACGGTCGCCGGCGCACCGGCGGTGTCACTCCTCATTCCGCTCTCTGTTCTGCTGCTGCAGTGCGTGGCCTGGTTCACGCTCCTGCAGTCGTACCGTCGGCTCAACGCGGCGAAGTATCTGGTCATCGGCGTGCTCGAGCAGCGTCTGCCGGCCTCACCGCTGTGGGCCGCCGAGCGGCCGGCATCCCGGCACCTGCCGCTCACGTTCCTGGAGCAGTGGATCCCGGCGACGTTCGCGGCCGCCTACGTGGCGGCCTTCGTCGTCGTGGTCGTGGGGTGA
- a CDS encoding toll/interleukin-1 receptor domain-containing protein: protein MLADMPTTTDGGGLDRYDFFISFTDSDREWADWIDALVPEVRNVAGDPCTALYQGTQFVAGTNWVAMVQDGLRRADRFVAVFSDAYLKASSFGAAELHAAWRTDPNGAFRRVVPVRVKDCEPEGLFGPIVYIDLLGLGPQAAERTLVDGLTAAIHGRRPRRRPPFPGASR from the coding sequence ATGCTGGCCGACATGCCCACGACCACAGACGGCGGCGGTCTCGATCGGTACGATTTCTTCATCAGCTTCACGGATTCCGACCGGGAATGGGCGGACTGGATCGACGCACTGGTGCCCGAGGTGCGCAACGTGGCGGGCGATCCGTGTACGGCGCTGTATCAGGGCACCCAGTTCGTGGCCGGCACCAACTGGGTGGCGATGGTGCAGGACGGGCTGCGGCGGGCGGATCGGTTCGTCGCCGTGTTCTCCGATGCGTACCTGAAGGCCTCCTCGTTCGGCGCCGCGGAGCTGCACGCCGCGTGGCGGACCGACCCGAACGGCGCCTTCCGCCGGGTGGTGCCGGTGCGGGTGAAGGACTGCGAGCCGGAGGGGCTGTTCGGTCCGATCGTGTACATCGACCTGCTCGGCCTCGGTCCGCAAGCCGCGGAGCGCACGCTGGTCGACGGGCTGACGGCGGCGATCCACGGCCGACGGCCGCGCCGCCGGCCGCCGTTTCCCGGTGCCTCGAGGTGA
- a CDS encoding Hsp70 family protein, with protein sequence MTTYGIDLGTTYSCIARVDAEGSPVILPNAIDQELTPSVVYFASRYQVKVGEEAKDAAKTDPERVVSLIKRHMGSDTELEFDGVTYTPESVSAFIIRDLARQAGGESVRDVVITVPAYFGVSERRATQLAGEIAKLNVVSLVPEPVAAALYYGALHEGEDRTILVYDLGGGTFDTTVIRLEGGDVTVVCTDGDHQLGGADWDARIVDHLSECFMSEYPDSGAGDSEEFLQQLGLQAEALKKSLSTRISVRAPIRFDGRTLPADLTRETFEEITADLLARTIDITRRTLATADRTPDAVLLVGGSTHMPAVTRALRSAFGFTPQLHDPHLAVAKGAAMFALQETIRVRLPETDEQGTDDPGAIRKVAADLGVAPTAVRAWQGRKVTIVVPRAFGVGVVARDTDPKDHKLEVSHVLMPNTPLPSDRVTRQYQTAVTNQTSILVPIYEQAGTEVSHLLDANRKIGEGTISRLPPLPKGSPIDITFSMTEGGLLTVTAVELVTGQEVHIEVQIGGLDDKRVREATEAVDRLS encoded by the coding sequence GTGACCACCTACGGAATTGATCTCGGTACCACCTACTCGTGCATAGCGCGAGTGGATGCGGAGGGCTCACCTGTCATTCTTCCCAATGCGATCGATCAGGAACTGACGCCGTCGGTGGTCTATTTCGCGTCGCGGTACCAGGTGAAGGTCGGAGAGGAGGCGAAGGACGCCGCGAAGACCGACCCCGAACGGGTGGTCAGTCTGATCAAGCGGCACATGGGCAGCGACACGGAACTGGAGTTCGACGGTGTCACGTACACCCCGGAGAGCGTGTCCGCGTTCATCATCCGGGACCTGGCCCGCCAGGCGGGCGGCGAGAGCGTACGGGACGTCGTCATCACGGTCCCCGCGTACTTCGGCGTGTCGGAGCGGCGCGCGACGCAGCTCGCCGGCGAGATCGCCAAGCTGAACGTGGTGAGCCTGGTGCCGGAGCCGGTCGCGGCGGCGCTGTACTACGGCGCGCTGCACGAGGGCGAGGACCGCACGATTCTGGTGTACGACCTGGGCGGCGGCACCTTCGACACCACCGTGATCCGCCTGGAGGGCGGTGACGTGACGGTCGTCTGCACGGACGGCGACCACCAGCTCGGCGGCGCGGACTGGGACGCCCGGATCGTGGACCACCTCAGCGAGTGCTTCATGTCCGAGTACCCGGACTCCGGCGCCGGGGACAGCGAGGAGTTCCTGCAACAGCTCGGGCTGCAGGCGGAGGCCCTGAAGAAGTCGCTGTCGACCCGGATCTCGGTGCGGGCCCCGATCCGGTTCGACGGCCGGACGCTGCCGGCCGACCTGACCCGGGAGACGTTCGAGGAGATCACCGCGGACCTGCTGGCCCGCACGATCGACATCACCCGCCGTACGTTGGCCACCGCCGACCGGACGCCCGACGCGGTGCTGCTGGTCGGCGGCTCGACGCACATGCCCGCGGTCACCCGGGCGCTGCGGTCCGCCTTCGGATTCACGCCGCAGTTGCACGATCCGCACCTGGCCGTGGCCAAGGGCGCCGCCATGTTCGCGCTCCAGGAGACGATCCGGGTGCGGCTGCCGGAGACGGACGAACAGGGCACCGACGACCCCGGCGCGATCCGCAAGGTCGCGGCGGACCTGGGGGTGGCACCGACCGCGGTCCGCGCCTGGCAGGGACGCAAGGTGACCATCGTGGTGCCGCGGGCGTTCGGCGTCGGTGTGGTGGCCCGGGACACCGACCCGAAGGACCACAAGCTGGAGGTCAGCCACGTGTTGATGCCGAACACGCCGCTGCCGTCCGACCGGGTCACCCGGCAGTACCAGACGGCGGTCACGAACCAGACCAGCATCCTGGTCCCGATCTATGAGCAGGCCGGCACCGAGGTCTCACACCTGCTGGACGCGAACCGGAAGATCGGTGAGGGCACGATCAGCCGGCTCCCGCCGCTGCCGAAGGGCTCTCCGATCGACATCACCTTCTCGATGACCGAGGGCGGGCTGCTGACCGTGACGGCCGTGGAGCTGGTCACCGGCCAGGAGGTCCACATCGAGGTGCAGATCGGCGGGCTGGACGACAAGCGGGTGCGGGAGGCGACCGAGGCGGTGGACCGGCTGTCATGA